ATTGTAAAGTTCGAGCGGCGCGGCGACCTGCATGATGTAGCCGTCCTTCATGACGCAGATGCGATCGCCCATCGTCATCGCCTCGACCTGGTCATGTGTGACGTAAATCATCGTCGCACCCAGCCGGGAATGGAGCTTGGAAATCTCGGTGCGCGTGGTCACGCGCATCTTGGCATCGAGATTGGAGAGCGGTTCGTCGAAGAGGAATACCTTGGGCTTGCGCACGATCGCGCGACCGACGGCGACACGCTGGCGTTGACCGCCGGAAAGCGCCTTGGGCTTACGGTCAAGATACGGGTCGAGGCCGAGCATGGCGGATGCCTCGCGCACGCGCTGGTCGATCTCGGCCTTGGGGAATTTACGCAGCTTCAGGCCGAACGCCATGTTGTCGTAAACCGTCATGTGCGGATACAGCGCGTAGTTCTGGAAAACCATCGCGATGTCACGATCCTTGGGGAGCACGTTGTTCACCACGCGACCATCGATCGAAATCGTGCCGCCCGAAATCTCCTCCAAACCGGCGACCATGCGCAGGGTCGTGGATTTGCCGCAGCCCGACGGACCGACGAGCACCATGAACTCACGATCATTGATCTCGAGGTTGATACCGTGAACGACTTTTACGTCCGGGCCTCCGCTGCCGGGGTAGATTTTAACGAGATCCTTGATTTGAACAGTGGCCATGAGGTTTATGGAATTTTATGCAACTAAGAGTAATTTCAATGATGCGCGCCGAACAAAAAATCAACCTTTCACGGCGCCGGCCGAAAGACCGCGGACGAAAAGACGCATGCAGAATAGGAAGATGACGATCAAGGGGATCGAAGCAATGAAGTAGGCGGCCATCATCTGGCCCCACTGCTTCACGTATTCGCCGTCGAGGTAGATCAGTCCCACGCCGAGGGTGAAGAGCTCCTTGTCGCGCAGAATGATCAGCGAGAGAAGGAAGTCATTCCATTGCCCAAGGAAGCACAGGATTGAAAGCGTGCCGATGATCGAGCCGGACATGGGGATGACCACGTTGCGGATCTGATCGATGTGGGAAGCCCCATCCATTTCAGCGGCTTCGAACAG
This portion of the Rariglobus hedericola genome encodes:
- a CDS encoding ABC transporter ATP-binding protein, which translates into the protein MATVQIKDLVKIYPGSGGPDVKVVHGINLEINDREFMVLVGPSGCGKSTTLRMVAGLEEISGGTISIDGRVVNNVLPKDRDIAMVFQNYALYPHMTVYDNMAFGLKLRKFPKAEIDQRVREASAMLGLDPYLDRKPKALSGGQRQRVAVGRAIVRKPKVFLFDEPLSNLDAKMRVTTRTEISKLHSRLGATMIYVTHDQVEAMTMGDRICVMKDGYIMQVAAPLELYNSPENLFVAGFIGSPAMNFFKGTIKQNDNALQFVETNEKAAPIVITLDAKLSAKAAGYVGKPVVFGIRPEDVQDTLTITNPDAGRTIEVKVEVSEPMGSETYLYLTTGASSFIARVNPTDRFDTDQKIKVTLKLENAHMFDAATEKVLK